The window CCCGCTCTCCAAAGACCTATTCTAGCAGGCGTATTCTTCTTAATCCTCATTAATCCTTCTTTATCAAAGGGTTCAGGTATAAGTGCCCACTCTTCTAATTTTATTTCATTGAGATCCGGTAGATACTGTTCTTCACAAACACTTTCATTTTTCTTTTGTGATGAGACACATTCTCTTTCTTTTAAGATATCTGTCTTATTTTCTTTCTTCTCCATATTTATGAGGTTTAATTCTTTAAGTACACTTTCTACAATTCCCTGTACGTCTTTTTCGCTTAACATCCTTTTACCCCCCTATTTCAAAAATATGGTGGGATCGCCTGCTTTGGAGGTTAGTCTGCCGTCTTTCATTAAACCCATATTCTCCATCCATTTTTCAAATTCAGGAGCAGGTCTTAATTTTAATGCCTCTCTTAATGCAGCTACATCATGATAGCTAGTGCATTGATAATTTAGCATTATGTCATCTCCCATAGGAACTCCCATGAAATAATTGCATCCTGCTGCTGTGAGCAAAACAGCAAGATTTTCCACATCGTTTTGATCAGCTTTCATATGGTTTGTATAACAGGCATCGCACCCCATTGGAATACCTGTCAATTTCCCCATAAAGTGGTCTTCTAACCCGGCTCGTATTACCTGTTTGCTGTCATATAGATATTCAGGCCCTATAAATCCTACTACCGTATTTACTAATAGCGGGTTATACCGTTTTGCCAAGCCGTAACATCTTGCTTCCATAGTTACCTGATCTGCCCCATGATGAGCATCAGCTGAAAGCTCAGAACCCTGTCCTGTCTCAAAATACATCAGATTGGGCCCTTTACCTGTGCTGTATCTTTTTATTAGTTCATGAGCCTCATCAAGCATGCTTACCGAAATACCAAAGGCTTCATTGCCTTTCTGGCTTCCTGCAATGCTCTGGAATATTACGCCAACTGGCGCCCCTTGACGTATGCATTTTATTTGTGTTGTCACGTGGGCAAGAACACTGTGCTGTGCAGGAATTTTCCATTTCTCAATAAACTCATACAAAGCCCATAACAATCTGCTGACATTGTCTACATCATCTATACAAGGATTAATTCCTATTACCGCATCCCCAATACCAAAGCTCAATCCCTCCATTACCTCTGCTATTATTCCATCTATATTATCCGTTGGATGGTTTGGCTGTAACCTTGCAGAAAGAGTTCCTGGAAGTCCAAGGGTGGTATTGCAGTGAGAAACTCTGCGTATTTTGGAAGCTCCGTATATTAAATCCAAATTTGAACTTATTTTTGCAACCGCTGCTACCATTTCACTGGTTAATCCTTGGCTTATACAATCAATATCATCAGAAGTTGTTTTATCGTCCAATATGTATTCTTTTAATTGACCTGCTGTCCAACTTTTTATCTTGCTGTAAACATGCTCATTCACCTGGTCCTGTATTACCCTCGTTACCTCATCTTCTTCATAAGGTACCACGGGATTATTTCTTAAATCCTCAAGGGTTAAATTTGATAGAACGTATTTTGCTGCTATTCTTTCCTCTTCAGAATTGGCTGCAATCCCTGCCAAAATATCTCCTGATTTTTCTTCATTTGCTTTGGCAAGAACTTCTTTTACATCTTTAAAGCAGTAAACTGTTCCCCTTACCTTTGCCTTTAAAATCACAGAAAACAACCCCCCTTTAAGCTTTATTGTTTAATGAGAAAAAACCAACGTTTTCAAAATAACAGGTACTACACTACCGCTATACAAAGGCTCTCCTATATCGATATAATCACCCTCCTTTACTGAAATTTCATCTATTGAAATAACTTCATATAGATTGCCGCCAAGATTTTTCAAAATACTTCCTAAAGCTTTTCCAATATCTTCCTCACAAGCTACAACAATGGGCCCCGGTATATTAGAAATTCTAACTGCTGCAAATAGCGCTTCTGCTAAATTTTTAACTTTTTCAAAATTTACATTTTCTAAATCCGGTATAAGTAATGCTGGTATAAGATGCCCTTCTGCATTTTTGAAGGTTTCCAATTTTTTCTTTACTCCTTCTATAAGTTCAGCTTTACTCCCATGAGGATCATCAACTTTCACTACAGGTATATTTTTCAAAGGAAGCACCTTTGAATCTGATATATATATGGTAGATCCGCTCAACTCAG of the Thermovenabulum gondwanense genome contains:
- a CDS encoding ethanolamine ammonia-lyase subunit EutB, giving the protein MILKAKVRGTVYCFKDVKEVLAKANEEKSGDILAGIAANSEEERIAAKYVLSNLTLEDLRNNPVVPYEEDEVTRVIQDQVNEHVYSKIKSWTAGQLKEYILDDKTTSDDIDCISQGLTSEMVAAVAKISSNLDLIYGASKIRRVSHCNTTLGLPGTLSARLQPNHPTDNIDGIIAEVMEGLSFGIGDAVIGINPCIDDVDNVSRLLWALYEFIEKWKIPAQHSVLAHVTTQIKCIRQGAPVGVIFQSIAGSQKGNEAFGISVSMLDEAHELIKRYSTGKGPNLMYFETGQGSELSADAHHGADQVTMEARCYGLAKRYNPLLVNTVVGFIGPEYLYDSKQVIRAGLEDHFMGKLTGIPMGCDACYTNHMKADQNDVENLAVLLTAAGCNYFMGVPMGDDIMLNYQCTSYHDVAALREALKLRPAPEFEKWMENMGLMKDGRLTSKAGDPTIFLK